The DNA segment TTGATTGGGAGCATCGCTTACTGATGCCGGATGGTTCGATAAAGCATCTTCATGATCTTGGACATTGCTTTAGGGACGAGGCAGGCAACGAAGAAATTATCGGCGCGATAACGGATATCACGGAACGTAAAGTGGCGGAAGAAGCTATCCGGCGAAGCGAAGCCTATCTCGCCGAAGCCCAACGACTGAGTCAGACAGGCAGCTTCGGGTGGAAACCGGATACCGGAGAGATCGTTTGGTCAGACGAGACCTATCGCATTTTCGAATACGACCGCGCCGAGAAACCAGACCTCGACATCGTGCTCGAGCGCATACATCCCCAAGATGAGGCGCTTGCACAACAGATCGTCGAGAGCGTATCCACGAGGGGCTCAGACCTCGAACACGAGTGTCGTCTCTTGATGCCGGGCGGGGCGATCAAACACCTCCACGTACGAGCCCACGCTCTTCACGACTCATCCGGCAACATCGAGTTTGTTGGGGCGGTGACCGACATCACCGCGCGCAAGCGCGCCGAAGAACGGCTTCGCCAGAGTGAGGAGAGGTTTCGCTTGGTTCTTAACAGCATCGACGCTCAGGTAATTGCCACGACAGTGGAAGGCGAACTTGAGTTCGTCAACCAACAAGTTCTGGACTACTTCGGAAAGACCCTTGAACAATTGAAGGGCTGGCGAACTGGCGATGTCCTTCATCCAGATGACCTCGCGAGCGCAATCGCAATCTCGAGGGCCTCGATCGAACAGGGGGTTTCGTACGACGTTGACCATCGTTTTCGCCGCTCCGACGGTGTCCACCGTTGGTTTCACGTCTGTGGGCGACCGCAGCGTGATGAGCACGGCTCTATTGTTCGGTGGTATGCCTTGCATACGGACATAGATGAGCGCAAGAAGGCCGAACAGAGACTTGAAGAGCAGGAAATGGAGCTTCGGCAAATCCTGGATCTAGCGCCCCAGCTTGTCGGGGTCTTGGGACCCCAGGCCGAGCGCCTGTATGCGAACCGAGTCACGCTCTCGTATTTCGGCGTCACTCTCGACCAGTGGCGTCAGACAGACCGTAGATCTGAGGTTCATCCTGACGACGTCGACAGGATCAAGGCACATATCGATCGCTCGTTAACGACCGGCGCCGCTGGCGAGTTGGAGTTGCGCCTGAGGGCCGGGGACGGAACCTATCGTTGGTTCCTGGTTCGCTCCAACCCGCTTTGCGACGACCGGGGACAGCTCGTGCGATGGTACATCGCATATACCGATATCGAGGATCGCAAGAGGGCCGAGGAGAGACTGCTGCAAGAAAACGTTGCGCTTCGAGAGGAAATCGACAAGACCTCGATGTTCGAAGAGATTGTCGGCACCTCGCCCGCGCTCACCGCGGTCTTGTCGCGGGTGTCCAAGGTCGCCAGCAGCGATTCGACGGTTCTAATTAGCGGCGACACCGGTACCGGCAAAGAACTTGTCGCGCGAGCGATTCACCGGAGGTCTCGGCGGGGTTCACGGGCGTTCGTGGCTGTGAACTGCGCGGCGATTCCGCGCGACTTGATCGCCTCGGAGCTCTTCGGTCATGAGAAGGGGGCGTTCACCGGAGCCATCCAACGGCGGCTTGGTCGGTTCGAACTGGCAAACGGCGGAACGATCTTTCTGGACGA comes from the Vicinamibacteria bacterium genome and includes:
- a CDS encoding PAS domain-containing protein, with protein sequence MPKSLEAQLRATLNMIPAYTWYAARSGGLTFVNERAADYGGLPSDHPLRYGTDSSAAWDSHMPFLHPEDQEETRRVWSECLRTGRPGEMSFRVRNAEGNYRWFLSRAEPLRSTDGTILYWIGINLDIDERKQVEVELRRSKEYLADAQRLSGTGSVGMDVSTKRIFWSEEAARIYGYPPGTEPTPDLILQRSHPDDVGRLKEVLERAAQGGNDFDWEHRLLMPDGSIKHLHDLGHCFRDEAGNEEIIGAITDITERKVAEEAIRRSEAYLAEAQRLSQTGSFGWKPDTGEIVWSDETYRIFEYDRAEKPDLDIVLERIHPQDEALAQQIVESVSTRGSDLEHECRLLMPGGAIKHLHVRAHALHDSSGNIEFVGAVTDITARKRAEERLRQSEERFRLVLNSIDAQVIATTVEGELEFVNQQVLDYFGKTLEQLKGWRTGDVLHPDDLASAIAISRASIEQGVSYDVDHRFRRSDGVHRWFHVCGRPQRDEHGSIVRWYALHTDIDERKKAEQRLEEQEMELRQILDLAPQLVGVLGPQAERLYANRVTLSYFGVTLDQWRQTDRRSEVHPDDVDRIKAHIDRSLTTGAAGELELRLRAGDGTYRWFLVRSNPLCDDRGQLVRWYIAYTDIEDRKRAEERLLQENVALREEIDKTSMFEEIVGTSPALTAVLSRVSKVASSDSTVLISGDTGTGKELVARAIHRRSRRGSRAFVAVNCAAIPRDLIASELFGHEKGAFTGAIQRRLGRFELANGGTIFLDEVGELSSDTQVALLRVLQEHEFERLGGRERIQVDARVIAATNRDLTAAVADGTFRQDLFYRLNVFPLEMPPLRERQEDIPVLVEYFISRYARKAGKTFRRVSKRTLDRLQSYRWPGNVRELQNVIERSVIVSDTDEFTVDESWLSEAPPVDSRLGLSGALAAHEKAIVEDALRASGGRVFGPLGAAARLGIPRSTLEWKIRALKINKSRFRVRAPKRS